The genomic region GCGCGCCCTGGCGATGCCGGGGGTGGGGTGGCCGGCCGGGGCGATCCGCCCCCAGCCACCCGGCCCCCGGCCAACCGGCGCTCCGCCCCTCCGCCGTCCGGCGCCGGAGCGCCCCGTCCCTGCAGGAGATCGGCCAGCGGGGTGAGTTTCCGGAGGTGCATCCACCGCAGCAGCGCCATCTCGAAGTGATGCCGCGGCTGTGACGCGCTCCTGATGTCCGCCTCCGCCCGCGTCAGGAGATCGAACGCCCGAAGCAGATCTTCGCGCGAGAAACGTCCTGCCAGCTCAAGCAGACGGTCCCGCTCGCCCTCGCCCGCGATCTCCGGATCGTCCGCCCGCGCGGGATCCACCGAGAGCACCAGCAGGTCGCGCACGGCCCGCGACAGCTCGCGGCACGCCTGCCGCAAGTCGTACCCCGCCTCGACGAACCGTCCCGCCAGGACGAACACCGCGCCCGGCTCCTCGTCGGCCACCACCGTGACCGCGTCGAGCACCGGATCGCGCCCGATCAGCCCCAGCACCGCCGAGACGTCGTCGACGTCTATGGACTCACCCGCGAACGCGATCACCTGATCGAAGGCGCTCTGCGCATCGCGCATGCTGCCTTCGGCGGCGCGCGCGATCAGCGCGATCGCCGCGTCGTCGATGCGGACGGACTCGGCGTCCGCGATGGACCGCAACTGCTCGGTGATCTGGCGCGCGCCGATCGTCCGGAGTTCGTGCACCTGTGACCGGGACAGGATCGTGTCCGGAATCTTCTCGAGTTGCGTTGTCGCCATCATGAAGATGACATGGGGCGGCGGCTCTTCGATGGACTTGAGCAGTGCGTTGAACGAGTGGCTCGAAAGCTGGTGCACCTCGTCGATGATGAACACCTTGTAGCGGTCCCGCACCGGCGCCATCGCCAGCCCCGCGATGACCACCTCGCGGATGTTCTCGACCTGCGTGTGAGTGGCGGCGTCGATCTCCAGGACGTCGATGTCGCGTCCTTCGGCGATCTCGACACAGGCGTCGCAGGCGCCGCACGGATCGGGAGTCGGAGTCTCGTTCGATGTGCAGTTCAGCGCGCGGGCGAGGATGCGGGCGGTCGTGGTCTTGCCGACGCCGCGGGGCCCGGCGAACACGAACGCCTGCGCGAGGCGGCCGGCGGACAGCGCGTTGCGCAGAGTCTGCGTCACGCCGCGCTGCCCCACGACGTCGCCGAACTTCTGCGGGCGGTACTTCCGGGCGAGGACCTGATAGGCCATGGCGGGACGTCAACCGGTATGCGTGCGCTGTCCGAGCGGCGAACCCCGCCGCGACCCGGAAGACCTGCGGCACATGTCAGTGGCTACTTAGCGCTGCTGCCTTCCGGCCCTGACGCGGTTCGTAGGCTGAAATTGCACAGGTTCCGAGCCGCGGCGCGACCCGCCGGACGGTTCCTCAGTGTACGTGCCGCGCGGGCGCCGATCAAGAAGTCCGAAGGCCGGCCATCGCGACGGGCGCCCGCTACTTCGACTCGTCTTCCCCGGCCGCCGCAAGGCCTTCGAGCGCTCGCCACAGCCTGGTCGTCTCCTCCGTGGCGTCGGCTACGGCGGTCTCGGCCAGCACGATCGCTTCCGACTGGAAACGTTCGCCGTAGACGCGCTCGTTCGCGTCGCGGTCCGCCCGGACCGTCGCGCCGCCGAGGGTCGCCCCGGCAAAAACGCCGCGCGTCCGCGAATAGCTGAGAATCTCGGCCGTCATCTGGATGTCGGTCGAGGCTTCCAGGCTGCGGCCCACCGGACCCACGACGGCTGATACGTCCCCGCCAAGCTTGAACTCGTTGGCGAGCAGCCGGGTCAGGCCGCGCCGGTTCTGTATCAGCAGGATGACATCGACGGACTGGGCGCCCACCTGCAGGCCGATGCTGCCACCGGTCAACGTCAGGAACGCCGGCATGGACCACGCGCCGGTCGCCTCGTCCCGCGCCACGATCACCCCGCGGCCGCGCTGGCCACCGAGGAAGAAACCCGCCCTGACGGTAGACGGGAAGATCGCGACGCCAACCGACCGGTCCAGAATCGCCTGCGGAATCATGCGGTCGGGAGCCTCCGTGATCTCTTCCAGCACGATGGCCGCCTCGTCGACACGCCCCAGGTCTTCTTCGCTCGCGGCTGCCTGAACCGACCCGCCGGCCAGCGTCAGGCCCGCCGCCGTGGCCACGACGGCGGCAGCGTGTAGGGCACGATGGATTCTTGAACGCATGGAGATCTCCTGCATATCTCGATGGAAACCGAAGCGGACCGCGGAATGGACCCGGTCAACTGGCGGAGAGGGTGGGATTCGAACCCACGTGCCGGTTACCCGACAAGACGCTTTCGAGGCGCCCCCGTTACAACCACTTCGGTACCTCTCCGTCTACTCTGTGAGCATACCAGCACCGACGCCCCGCTCGCGCGCCTTGCCGGGCGCCTTGAGCGCCGAGCGTGGCGGCGGCGCCTCGCTCAACCGACCCAGCCGTCGTTCCAGATGCAGCGCGGCCAGAGCGAGTGCTTCCCGAAAGGTAGCGGCCCGGAAGCGCGCACGGCAGGGACGACCGTCGTGGGTGGCGACAGTGGCGATCCAGGCGTCTTCATGACCCGCGACGTGAGCGACCGGACGGACAGTGACTTCGCACGGCGTACGACCGAAGACAAACGCCCTGCCGAACATAGTGGTTGAACTATACGTTTATAAGCGTATCTCGTGCATACAGTATACGCACTGGCCATAAGTGATTGATTCTATTGATGTAACGGTTTGCAGCGCCAGCGTGGCGACGTGTACCCTTCCCGCCGTGTCGTTCGGCAGCAACATCAGGCGGCTCCGGTCAGCTGTGGGCATCCGAACCCAGCGCGAGCTTGCGGACCGGCTCGGCGTTCCACAACCTCAGGTGTCGGACTGGGAGAACGACCGGTACGCCGTACTCGAAACCGGCACGCTGCTTCGCCTCGCCAAGGCGCTCCACTGCTCGGTGGATCAACTGCTGAGCGGCGTCGATCCGGACTACGACCGAGTTCGCGAGGCGACGGCGGCCGTTCCGGGCGACGTCCCCACGCGGATCGACTTGCTGCGCGGGACCCAAGCGGACATCCCCGTCGTGGCCGAGGGCGACGCGGCGCCAGTTCCCATCCGCTGGCGCGGGTCGAAGCCGGCGCCGCCACAGGTCCTGCTGCGCCTCCCCCGCCCCGGCGACCTCGACGATCCCGACGCGTACGGCGTCGAGGTCCGGAGCGACGCCATGCTACCCGCCCATCGTCCGCGAAGCATCGCCATCGTCGCCCCGCGTCGCCGGTTCGAAGATGGCGACGAGGTGTACGCCCAACTGGTTTCGGGCGAGCGTTCGATCCGCGTTGTGACCAAGACGACGGGCGCCTACCTGCTGCAGCCGTACAACCTCGCCTATCCAGCCCGCGTCGTGAAACGGCGCGACATGCACGCCCTTCACGTCATCGTCTACTCGCGTCGTCGCGAACCCTGAGCTGGAGCGGGAGCGCCTGGCGGCGGCGCCGTTCACGCGGCGTCCATCGCCGCCGGCAGGCGCGAGGCCTCTTGCCGGTCTGCTAGACTGAACCGACCCACCCGGCGCGCGGAGAGATGTCCGAGTGGCTGAAGGAGCACGCTTGGAAAGCGTGTGTAGGGGTAATCCCCCTACCGTGGGTTCGAATCCCACTCTCTCCGCCACTAGACCCGCTCAGGAGCCTCGAAAGATAGCCAGGGACCCGAGCGGCCCCCCGGAGGCCAGGTCCTGACCTCGACGGAAGAAGTGGTGACCGTCGAGGTCGTACCCCAGGAGGACCGCTCAGGAATCAAGGCCGCTCGACCATTTGGCCACGTTGAGGGACAGGCATAGCCAAGGCCATATAAAGCGACCATATTGTTAGCACTCATGGGTTACACACGATAACAGTACGACTATTGCCTACCGATAATGCTGTGAGCGATTGCAGCCAGCTATTTAAACGATATATTGAATATATTCTGGATCACTATAGCGATAATTCAAGCGCATTACCGGTCAAGGAGCGCACCGAGGAGAATCGCCCGTGTGCGACATTAGAACGACGAAACGAAGGCAGGAGAGAAAAACAGCGACTCCCTGGACGTGGAACAGGAGGTCGCACGTCGTGGCGGGCAGGCGTCCGAGGGGCAGGACGAAGACGACGAAGAAAGCCGGCCGGGAGCGCGGCGGCGCCATGGCCAAGCCGCCCTCCCGGCCGGAAAGAGACGCTACTGAATCCGGGTGACCGTGATCATCGCGACCGGATTTTTCCAGTCGCGATCTGGTCCGAAGTCCCCCACACCAGTGATGCCGTTGTGGATCGTGACGAAGCCCTCGCCGTGTGCATGCTCAGGGTGCGTGTGTGCATCCGCGCACTCCGGCCACATATCACGACCGGGGATGTGTTCGCAGCTCTCGTCGTTCGCCTCAGTGCCGGCGTCCCACGCATGCGCGTAGGTCATCATCGCGCCCGGCATCGTCGGCAACTCCATCGTCGCGGCGACAAAGGCGTCGTTCGTCGGGACGAGCATGGAGACCAGACTCAGGTAGCGGTGCATGCCGCTGCCTGAGATCTGCAAGGTGGCGCTGCGGCCCGGAGGGGTCATGGCCATGCCGGTCTCAACCGACATCACCGACGACATCCCCTCCAGCATCATCTGGAGCGGCATCGTGTCGCCGCCCTCGGCGATCGCTTCGAGTGCCTCCGACGCGGGCATGCCCGGCGTGAAGATCATCGAGTCGTGTGAATGCGTCGCCAGCAGGAACGGCGTCATGACCTGCTGGGTTGTCAGGTTCACGACCTTAACTTCCCACATGCCGGTCCAACTATCCTGCGCGGAGGCGCTGGATGCGCCCATGGCAAAAACCACAGCCAGCACCGCCAGGATTGAAATCGATCGCTTCATGTCAGCCTCCTCTACGGAACGAAGTACAACGCGGAGCCACGGAAGACCCATCGCCGTGACCCCTTCGACCCGGCGGCATCGACGATAGCGTCTGGAACCAGCCCAGACGGTTAGTCGATGCTTATATCCGCCAAGCCAACGCAGGACGCTACACGTCTGCATTGCCGGTGTCAAACGGAGTTGTCTTTCTTGTGGGGCTCCGGCGACCAGAAGGAAGAGAGTCATCTCGGGCGCTTCGGCCATGGACGGCATTCCACCGTCCGGCTATCACGTCGACGCTCTTGGAGTTGCGGTCAGGAAGGCCCGCGCGGCGGCACGGCGTCGGGTTCCACCGTGGCCCGACGGCGATCCGCGAAGAAATCACGCATCAGGGCGCTGCACTCGTCGGCAAGGACGCCGGACACGACGTCGACGCGGTGGTTGAGGGCGGGGTGATCCAGCGCCTGCATGGTCGAGCGGACCGCCCCGGCCCGCGGCTCGGCGGCGCCATAGACGAGGGTCGCGATCCGCGCGTGAACCAGCGCGCCGGCACACATCTGGCACGGCTCGATGGTGACGTAGAGGGTGGCGCCGGCAAGCCGGTAGTTGCCGGTCCGGGCCGCCGCGTCCCGCAACGCCGCGATCTCTGCGTGCGCGGTCGGGTCCGTGGCGCCGATCGGGCGGTTGTGACCACGCCCGATCACCTCGGCCTCCGCGCCGGGAGGGCCGGCGACGACGACCGCGCCGACCGGAACCTCGCCGGCCGCCAGGGCCCGCCGCGCCTCGGCCAGCGCCTCGCGCATCGGCGCCTCGTGATCCATCGTTGCAGACTCGGGCCGCACGCCGCACGGAAGCGCCAGCACATCCGTGCGGGTCGGGATTGGTTTATTCTCCCCGAAAACGTCTGCGATCAACTGCGATGAAGGGACTGATCCTGAGCGGCGGGCGGGGAACGCGACTGCGACCCCTGACCTTTACGAGCGCGAAGCAGCTCGTGCCGGTAGCCAACAAGCCGGTGCTCTTCTATGGAATAGAGACGCTGGCGGCGGCCGGCGTGCGCGAGCTGGGAATCGTCGTCGGCGAGACGCACGCGGAGATCGAGGCGGCGGTGGGCGACGGTTCCGCGTGGGGCGTGAACGTCACTTACCTCCCGCAGGATGCGCCGCGCGGCCTGGCCCACGCGGTGCTCATCGCGGAGGAGTTCATCGGCCGGGAGCCGTTCGTCATGTACCTCGGCGACAACCTGCTGGCCAAGGGGATCGTCCCGTTCGTCAAGGAGTTCGCGGCAACCGGGCCAGCCGCGCAGATCCTCCTGACGCGGGTCCGGAACCCGGAACAGTACGGCGTCGCGGAGACGGACGGCGACCGCGTGGTCCGCCTGGTCGAGAAGCCGAAAGAGCCGAAGAGCGACCTGGCGTTGGTGGGCGTGTACATGTTCGGCCCCGAGGTATTCGATTCGGTAAAGCGGATCCGGCCCAGCTTCCGGAACGAGCTGGAAATCACGGACGCGATTCAGGACCTGATAGACCGCGGCCTGGACGTCCGGAAGCACATCGTCGATGGCTGGTGGAAGGACACCGGTCATCTGGAAGACATGCTCGAGGCGAACCGGCTGATCCTCGATACGTTCGAGCGGCGCATCGAGGGCGACGTCGATGACGCCTCCAGCCTGGACGGCAAGGTGGTGGTCGAGGCAGGCGCCGCGATCGTGAATTCCATCGTCCGAGGCCCGGTGATCATCGGCAGCAACGCACAGGTCCGCGACGCCTACGTCGGACCGTTCACCGCGATCATGCGCGACGTCGTGATCCGCGCGGCGGAGATCGAGCACAGCATCGTGATGGAAGGCAGCCGCCTGACAGACCTCGGGACCCGGGTGACCGACAGCCTGATCGGCCGGAACGTTACGATCGCGCGGCAGGAGAGCAAACCGGCGGCGCTACGTTTCATGCTGGGTGATCGCTCGGAAGTCGGAATCTGCTGATCGTCGATAATCGCCAGGAATGGACACACCGTGACGACACCGCTGAAGTACGCGACCACGCGGGAAACGGCGCCGGACAACCTCATCGACGGAGTCCGCACGAAGCAGCTCCGGCAGATTCCGGACGAACGGGGCTGGCTGCTGGAGATCCTCCGCGCCGACGACCCGCTCTTCCGGAAGTTCGGACAGGTGTATGTCTCGGCCACCTACCCCGGCGTCGTCAAGGCGTGGCACTACCACGAGAAGCAGGTGGATCACTTCGCCTGCATCGCCGGCATGATCAAGCTGGTGCTGTTCGACACGCGCGAGGGCTCTCCGACGAAGGACCGCGTCAACGAGTTCTTCATCGGGGCGCAGCAGCCTCTGCTGGTGCAGATCCCGAACCTGGTCTACCACGGCTGGAAGTGCATCGGGACGGAGCCGTCGCTGGTCGTGAACATCCCGACCGAACCCTACAGCTACGATGATCCCGACGAGTACCGGATCGAGCCGCACGGCGCGCTGCCGTACGACTGGGCGCGCAAGGACGGGTAAACGGTCCGAGGACCTGATCGATGGTCGACGTGCTCGTCACCGGCGGCGCCGGGTTCATCGGCAGCCATTTCGTGGAGTACGCCCTCGAGGCGCACGCCGACTGGCGCGTCACGACACTCGACAAGCTGACCTACGCCGGCCGGCGCGAGAACCTCGCGGCCGTCGAGAACGACCCCCGCCACCGCTTTGTGCGGGGCGACATCGCTGACGCGGCGGTCGCCGCGCCATTGGTCCGCAACGCCGAAATCGTCGTCCACTTCGCGGCCGAGACGCACGTCGACCGCTCCGTGGAGGAGGCCGGGGCGTTCATCCGGACCGACGTTCACGGAACGTTCGTCCTCCTCGACGCCGCCCGCGCGTCCCCGAACCTCCGCTGTTTCGTGCAGATCTCGACGGACGAGGTGTACGGCAGCGTGACGGAAGGCCTGAGCCGCGAGACCGACGAGTTGCTCCCGCGGAATCCCTACGCCGCCAGCAAGGCCGGCGCCGACCGGCTCGCGTACAGCTACTGGGCAACGCACGGGGTGCCGGTGGTGGTGACGCGCGCGTCGAACAACTACGGATCGCGGCAGTACCCCGAGAAGGTGATTCCGCTGTTCATCACGAACGCCATTGACCACCGCGAGGTGCCGCTCTACGGCGACGGGCTGAACGTCCGCGACTGGCTTCACGTCGATGATCACTGCCGCGCCCTCGACCTGCTGATCGAGTGCGGCGAGCGTGGCGAGACCTACAACATCGGCGGCGGGAACGAAGTGGCGAACATCGACCTCACGCGCCGGCTGCTCGAGCTGCTCGACCGTCCGGAGTCGCTGATCAAGCCGGTGGCCGACCGCCCCGGCCACGACCGCCGCTACGCTCTAGACACCACCAAGCTGCGCGCCCTGGGCTGGGAGCCGCAGGTAGGGTTCGATGACGGGTTGCGCGCCACGGTCGACTGGTACGTCCGGAACGAAGCGTGGTGGCGTCCGATCAAGGAGCAGAGCGAGGCGTTTCGAGCCTTTCACGACCGGCAGTACGCCAACCGCGGCTGAAGGATGCGTCGGCAACGGTGGCCGCGGCCGCCGTCGCGGGAGCACCGGTCATCGACTGCATCGCCCGTTCCTGGGCCACCTCGGCGATGATCGCGCGAACGCCGGCATCCACCTGGGCGATCTGAAGCCCCATCCGCGCCGCCGCGACGAGACCCACGGCGCCGAAGACCGCCGCCGCCGCGATCGAGCCGGCGGCGAGGCTCGCGCCGACTCCCGCCGCAACCCCCACCCCGACGGTAGCGCCGAACGGCGTCAACCGATGCCGCGCGGTAACGCGAAACAGGCATCGACCCTGGCCATGCTCCTCGAGCAGCGTCCGGAGGTCGAGCCACCCCCAACGCCCGGTGGCGACGGCGAGATCGCGCTCCTGTTGCCAGGTGTCATGCGCGTCAATCGCCCGGCCGACCGAGGCGGTCTCGAGACGGCGGGCGATCCGGGTCAGCAGATCCGCCCGGTCGACCCAGTGCTCGCTCCAGAAGCGAAGGCCGACCCGGCCGCGACTCATCAGTCGGAGCGCGCGCATGGCGTCACGCGGCCAATCGGCCCGCGGCGACGGCTCCTCGCCTATCCGCCGCGCCGCCACTTCCGGAGGCCACAACCGTCCCCGCAACCGGCCCCAGCCGCGGGCCACCGGCTGCACGAGATGAAGCCAGGCGATCATCGCGCGGTAGATTCCGCGGCTCGCGCGGGGGCCCCACGGCCGGATCCGCGGCAAGCCGCGCAGCTCGGTGCGCCAGCCGTAGCCGACGCACTTCCAGACCGTCAGGGCGATACCGGAAACCGACGCCCCCGCCGCCACCCCGCCGAACTCCGGCTGACCAATCCAGAAACAGGCAAACGCCGTGACCCCGAGCAGGACCGATCCCACCTGCCACTCCATCAGGTGCGGCACGTAGGTCATCGACGGGATATGCGCGCTGTAGACCGACGGAAACGCGGCAGTCCCCCAGACGCCCGCGTTGACCCGGACGCGAGAGATGGCGCGAACGAACGGGAGCGGCGAATAGATCCGGCCCTTCCAGACGGCATGACCGTTCAGGAACCGCTCCGGGTGGTTTCCCATCAGTTGCGTTTCCGCCTCCCCGTATCCCACCTGCTGCCGCCAGTAGGCGCGGACGCTCCGGCGGTGGCGGTGCCAGACCAGCGCCGACGGCGCGAAGCCAATCCTCTGGCCCCGCGCCTGGAGCCGCCAGCAGACGTCGACATCGTCCCCCGCCGCGTGGTACGCCGGATCGAAGCCGCCGATCGCCAGCAGAGCCTCGCGCCGGTAGGCCATGTTGCAACCGGGGACATGTTCCGCGGTCCGTTCGTCGATAAGCACGTGGGTCGGTCCACCCGGGGCGCGCGCGACGCACTGAGCCCTCCACGGATCGTCCTCGGGCACGACGTTCGGACCCCCGGCGCCCGCCGCATCCGAGCGGAGGAACGGCTGCACGAGATAGGTGAGCCATGCGGGATCGACCTCGACATCGGCGTCGGTGTAGGCGATGAGGTCGCCGGCGCCGGCATGCAGCGCGGCGTTGCGGGCGGCGCTGAGTCCGCCGTGCGGCGTGTCGATGACGGTGACGCCCGGATGTTCGCGTGCGATCGCTCCGGTCGCGTCGGTCGAACCGTCGTTGACGACGATCACCTCGTAGTCGGGATAGTCGAGGGCGCGGATCGAACGGAGGCACGCGTCGAGCGTGTCGGCCGCGTTCCGTGCGCAGACCGAGACCGTGACGCGCGGCCAGGCATGCCGGGCGTCCGCCGGGAAGCCCGCGGCGCCGTAGGCACGGGCCACCGCGGCCAGCGACGGCTTCGGGGCGCGGGCCGCGTCGGTCAGGCCGAACTGCCAGTCGTCGACCATGGCGCCGCCGCGCCACCACTCGTCGGTCCACGAGAAGACGACGACGCCCGCCACGCCCTCCTCGAACGCGGTCCGCACCTGCATGCCCGCGAGCGACGCCTGGCCATCACGCCCCTCGCGCAGACTGTCCGCCCCCGCCTCGGCCAGCACGAGCGGGCGCCCGCCCGCCACCAGTTGAAGATGGGCGAGATAGGCGCGCAAATCCGCCTCTCGATGGAGATAGACATTGAACGCGCAGACATCGAAGCAGCCGAGGTCGAGATAGTCGGTCGGCGGATAATTGACGTAGGCCAGGAGCGCGTCGGGGGCGGCCGCCTTCGCCTCGTCGTAGGTCTCACGGAGGA from Acidobacteriota bacterium harbors:
- the dnaX gene encoding DNA polymerase III subunit gamma/tau, which translates into the protein MAYQVLARKYRPQKFGDVVGQRGVTQTLRNALSAGRLAQAFVFAGPRGVGKTTTARILARALNCTSNETPTPDPCGACDACVEIAEGRDIDVLEIDAATHTQVENIREVVIAGLAMAPVRDRYKVFIIDEVHQLSSHSFNALLKSIEEPPPHVIFMMATTQLEKIPDTILSRSQVHELRTIGARQITEQLRSIADAESVRIDDAAIALIARAAEGSMRDAQSAFDQVIAFAGESIDVDDVSAVLGLIGRDPVLDAVTVVADEEPGAVFVLAGRFVEAGYDLRQACRELSRAVRDLLVLSVDPARADDPEIAGEGERDRLLELAGRFSREDLLRAFDLLTRAEADIRSASQPRHHFEMALLRWMHLRKLTPLADLLQGRGAPAPDGGGAERRLAGGRVAGGGSPRPATPPPASPGRA
- a CDS encoding lipid-binding SYLF domain-containing protein — translated: MQEISMRSRIHRALHAAAVVATAAGLTLAGGSVQAAASEEDLGRVDEAAIVLEEITEAPDRMIPQAILDRSVGVAIFPSTVRAGFFLGGQRGRGVIVARDEATGAWSMPAFLTLTGGSIGLQVGAQSVDVILLIQNRRGLTRLLANEFKLGGDVSAVVGPVGRSLEASTDIQMTAEILSYSRTRGVFAGATLGGATVRADRDANERVYGERFQSEAIVLAETAVADATEETTRLWRALEGLAAAGEDESK
- a CDS encoding LexA family transcriptional regulator, with amino-acid sequence MIDSIDVTVCSASVATCTLPAVSFGSNIRRLRSAVGIRTQRELADRLGVPQPQVSDWENDRYAVLETGTLLRLAKALHCSVDQLLSGVDPDYDRVREATAAVPGDVPTRIDLLRGTQADIPVVAEGDAAPVPIRWRGSKPAPPQVLLRLPRPGDLDDPDAYGVEVRSDAMLPAHRPRSIAIVAPRRRFEDGDEVYAQLVSGERSIRVVTKTTGAYLLQPYNLAYPARVVKRRDMHALHVIVYSRRREP
- the tadA gene encoding tRNA adenosine(34) deaminase TadA — translated: MDHEAPMREALAEARRALAAGEVPVGAVVVAGPPGAEAEVIGRGHNRPIGATDPTAHAEIAALRDAAARTGNYRLAGATLYVTIEPCQMCAGALVHARIATLVYGAAEPRAGAVRSTMQALDHPALNHRVDVVSGVLADECSALMRDFFADRRRATVEPDAVPPRGPS
- a CDS encoding glucose-1-phosphate thymidylyltransferase — protein: MKGLILSGGRGTRLRPLTFTSAKQLVPVANKPVLFYGIETLAAAGVRELGIVVGETHAEIEAAVGDGSAWGVNVTYLPQDAPRGLAHAVLIAEEFIGREPFVMYLGDNLLAKGIVPFVKEFAATGPAAQILLTRVRNPEQYGVAETDGDRVVRLVEKPKEPKSDLALVGVYMFGPEVFDSVKRIRPSFRNELEITDAIQDLIDRGLDVRKHIVDGWWKDTGHLEDMLEANRLILDTFERRIEGDVDDASSLDGKVVVEAGAAIVNSIVRGPVIIGSNAQVRDAYVGPFTAIMRDVVIRAAEIEHSIVMEGSRLTDLGTRVTDSLIGRNVTIARQESKPAALRFMLGDRSEVGIC
- a CDS encoding dTDP-4-dehydrorhamnose 3,5-epimerase, translating into MKYATTRETAPDNLIDGVRTKQLRQIPDERGWLLEILRADDPLFRKFGQVYVSATYPGVVKAWHYHEKQVDHFACIAGMIKLVLFDTREGSPTKDRVNEFFIGAQQPLLVQIPNLVYHGWKCIGTEPSLVVNIPTEPYSYDDPDEYRIEPHGALPYDWARKDG
- the rfbB gene encoding dTDP-glucose 4,6-dehydratase; this encodes MVDVLVTGGAGFIGSHFVEYALEAHADWRVTTLDKLTYAGRRENLAAVENDPRHRFVRGDIADAAVAAPLVRNAEIVVHFAAETHVDRSVEEAGAFIRTDVHGTFVLLDAARASPNLRCFVQISTDEVYGSVTEGLSRETDELLPRNPYAASKAGADRLAYSYWATHGVPVVVTRASNNYGSRQYPEKVIPLFITNAIDHREVPLYGDGLNVRDWLHVDDHCRALDLLIECGERGETYNIGGGNEVANIDLTRRLLELLDRPESLIKPVADRPGHDRRYALDTTKLRALGWEPQVGFDDGLRATVDWYVRNEAWWRPIKEQSEAFRAFHDRQYANRG
- a CDS encoding glycosyltransferase; amino-acid sequence: MSVRVVGKFLQVGSERFLIRGVAYGTFAPGSSGDQFPPPDRLAADFGAMAGAGINTVRTYTAPPNQLLDQAAEAGLHLFAGVPWAQHVAFLDDRKLARAARQEIVRAVRRLARHPATLLIAIGNEIPAGVVRWHGSARIEEFLRETYDEAKAAAPDALLAYVNYPPTDYLDLGCFDVCAFNVYLHREADLRAYLAHLQLVAGGRPLVLAEAGADSLREGRDGQASLAGMQVRTAFEEGVAGVVVFSWTDEWWRGGAMVDDWQFGLTDAARAPKPSLAAVARAYGAAGFPADARHAWPRVTVSVCARNAADTLDACLRSIRALDYPDYEVIVVNDGSTDATGAIAREHPGVTVIDTPHGGLSAARNAALHAGAGDLIAYTDADVEVDPAWLTYLVQPFLRSDAAGAGGPNVVPEDDPWRAQCVARAPGGPTHVLIDERTAEHVPGCNMAYRREALLAIGGFDPAYHAAGDDVDVCWRLQARGQRIGFAPSALVWHRHRRSVRAYWRQQVGYGEAETQLMGNHPERFLNGHAVWKGRIYSPLPFVRAISRVRVNAGVWGTAAFPSVYSAHIPSMTYVPHLMEWQVGSVLLGVTAFACFWIGQPEFGGVAAGASVSGIALTVWKCVGYGWRTELRGLPRIRPWGPRASRGIYRAMIAWLHLVQPVARGWGRLRGRLWPPEVAARRIGEEPSPRADWPRDAMRALRLMSRGRVGLRFWSEHWVDRADLLTRIARRLETASVGRAIDAHDTWQQERDLAVATGRWGWLDLRTLLEEHGQGRCLFRVTARHRLTPFGATVGVGVAAGVGASLAAGSIAAAAVFGAVGLVAAARMGLQIAQVDAGVRAIIAEVAQERAMQSMTGAPATAAAATVADASFSRGWRTAGRERLETPRSAP